Proteins co-encoded in one Prescottella sp. R16 genomic window:
- the hisI gene encoding phosphoribosyl-AMP cyclohydrolase yields MSLDPAIAAKLKRNDAGLFSAVAQEKSTGDVLMVAWMDDEALARTLATRKGTYYSRSRQQYWVKGETSGHTQYVHEVRLDCDGDSVLLIVDQEGAACHTGTHTCFDTDVLLAPEA; encoded by the coding sequence ATGAGTCTCGACCCCGCGATCGCCGCGAAACTCAAGCGCAACGACGCCGGACTGTTCAGTGCCGTCGCTCAGGAGAAGTCGACCGGCGACGTCCTCATGGTCGCGTGGATGGACGACGAGGCCCTCGCCCGCACCCTCGCCACCCGCAAGGGCACCTACTATTCGCGGTCCCGGCAGCAGTACTGGGTCAAGGGCGAGACCAGTGGGCACACCCAGTACGTGCACGAGGTGCGGCTCGACTGCGACGGAGACAGCGTCCTGCTGATCGTCGACCAGGAGGGCGCCGCATGCCACACGGGCACGCACACGTGCTTCGACACCGACGTGCTGCTCGCGCCGGAGGCGTAG
- the hisF gene encoding imidazole glycerol phosphate synthase subunit HisF: MTLAVRVIPCLDVDAGRVVKGVNFENLRDAGDPVELAATYDAQGADELTFLDVTASSGDRGTMLDVVTRTAEQVFIPLTVGGGVRTVDDVDRLLRAGADKVSVNTAAIARPEVLREMSERFGSQCIVLSVDARTVPAGQEPTPSGWEVTTHGGKRGTGIDAVEWAIRGAELGVGEILLNSMDADGTKAGFDLPMIRAVRAAVHVPVIASGGAGAVEHFAPAVEAGADAVLAASVFHFGEMTIGDVKNAMRAEGIVVR, translated from the coding sequence ATGACTCTGGCTGTGCGGGTGATCCCGTGTCTCGATGTCGACGCCGGACGCGTCGTCAAGGGTGTCAATTTCGAAAACCTGCGGGACGCAGGCGATCCCGTCGAACTTGCGGCGACGTACGACGCGCAGGGCGCCGACGAGCTGACGTTCCTGGATGTGACGGCGTCCAGTGGTGACCGCGGCACGATGCTCGACGTCGTCACCCGCACCGCCGAGCAGGTGTTCATCCCGCTGACGGTCGGCGGCGGCGTCCGCACCGTCGACGACGTCGACCGGCTGCTGCGTGCCGGTGCCGACAAGGTCAGCGTCAACACCGCGGCCATCGCCCGCCCCGAGGTGCTGCGGGAGATGTCGGAGCGGTTCGGGTCGCAGTGCATCGTGCTGTCCGTCGACGCCCGCACCGTGCCCGCCGGGCAGGAGCCGACGCCGTCCGGGTGGGAGGTCACCACGCACGGCGGCAAGCGGGGCACCGGAATCGACGCCGTCGAGTGGGCGATCCGCGGCGCCGAGCTCGGGGTGGGGGAGATCCTGCTGAACTCGATGGACGCCGACGGCACCAAGGCCGGCTTCGACCTGCCGATGATCCGTGCGGTCCGCGCGGCCGTGCACGTGCCGGTCATCGCGAGCGGCGGCGCCGGGGCCGTCGAACACTTCGCTCCGGCTGTCGAGGCCGGCGCCGACGCGGTCCTCGCGGCGAGTGTCTTCCATTTCGGGGAGATGACGATCGGCGACGTCAAGAACGCGATGCGCGCGGAAGGGATCGTGGTCCGATGA
- a CDS encoding inositol monophosphatase, translating to MNRTRDPQELLAIAGDVLDGVAGRFVTGLGAPSAVSKGPQDFATEVDLELERTITAELERRTGIEVHGEEYGGPAPNRGDVWILDPVDGTFNYSAGLPTAAMLLALLRDGVPILGLTWLPLTAETFAAAVGGPVYRNGVALPRLEKRTLAESMISFGAFNLDSRGRFPGPFRFALLGELSRVSSRIRIRGSTGADLAYTAAGSFGGAIVFGHHLWDNAAGVAMVRAAGGVVTDLHGDEWHVGSKSVLAASPGVHTELLDLLHALGDPETRPEGGPPR from the coding sequence ATGAACCGGACCCGCGACCCGCAGGAGTTGCTGGCGATCGCCGGCGACGTCCTCGACGGTGTCGCGGGCCGGTTCGTCACGGGCCTCGGCGCCCCGAGCGCCGTCAGCAAGGGGCCTCAGGACTTCGCGACCGAAGTCGATCTGGAACTCGAGCGGACCATCACCGCGGAACTCGAACGTCGTACCGGCATCGAGGTCCACGGCGAGGAGTACGGCGGCCCGGCCCCGAACCGGGGTGACGTGTGGATCCTGGATCCGGTGGACGGCACGTTCAACTACTCGGCGGGCCTACCGACGGCGGCGATGCTGCTGGCGTTGCTGCGCGACGGCGTCCCGATCCTGGGGTTGACATGGCTGCCGCTGACCGCGGAGACGTTCGCGGCCGCCGTGGGCGGCCCGGTCTACCGCAACGGGGTCGCATTGCCGCGGCTCGAGAAGCGGACCCTCGCCGAGTCGATGATCAGTTTCGGGGCGTTCAACCTCGACAGCCGTGGCCGGTTCCCCGGCCCGTTCCGGTTCGCGTTGCTCGGGGAGCTGAGCCGGGTGTCGTCCCGGATCCGGATCCGCGGCTCCACCGGCGCCGACCTCGCCTACACCGCGGCCGGAAGTTTCGGCGGTGCAATCGTGTTCGGTCACCACCTGTGGGACAACGCGGCCGGGGTGGCGATGGTGCGGGCGGCCGGTGGCGTCGTCACCGATCTGCACGGCGACGAGTGGCACGTCGGTTCGAAATCCGTTCTCGCGGCGTCGCCCGGCGTCCACACCGAACTGCTCGATCTACTTCACGCTCTGGGTGATCCGGAGACGCGGCCTGAAGGAGGGCCACCACGATGA
- the hisH gene encoding imidazole glycerol phosphate synthase subunit HisH gives MTARKVALLDYGSGNLHSAQRALARTGAHVEVTSDFDAAVNADGLLVPGVGAFAACMEGLKAVGGDRIIGRRLAGGRPVLGICVGMQILFDRGVEHGVEADGCGEWPGTVERLQTDVLPVMGWNTVETPADSTLFAGMDADTRFYFVHSYGVRRWELPEPERLAPPKLTWTEHGDRYLAAVENGALSATQFHPEKSGDAGAQLLENWVRSL, from the coding sequence ATGACCGCACGCAAGGTTGCCCTCCTCGACTACGGCTCCGGAAATCTGCACTCGGCGCAGCGCGCCCTCGCCCGCACCGGGGCCCACGTCGAGGTGACGTCGGACTTCGACGCCGCCGTGAACGCCGACGGTTTGCTCGTCCCCGGTGTCGGCGCGTTCGCCGCATGCATGGAGGGCCTGAAGGCGGTCGGCGGCGACCGCATCATCGGCCGACGCCTCGCCGGGGGCCGCCCCGTCCTGGGGATCTGCGTCGGCATGCAGATCCTGTTCGACCGCGGCGTCGAGCACGGGGTGGAAGCCGACGGCTGCGGTGAATGGCCCGGCACCGTCGAACGCCTGCAGACCGACGTGCTGCCCGTCATGGGCTGGAACACCGTCGAGACGCCCGCCGACAGCACCCTGTTCGCCGGCATGGACGCCGACACCCGTTTCTACTTCGTGCACTCGTACGGCGTCCGCCGATGGGAACTACCCGAACCCGAACGGCTCGCCCCGCCCAAGCTGACGTGGACGGAGCACGGCGACCGGTACCTCGCCGCCGTCGAGAACGGCGCTCTGTCGGCCACCCAGTTCCACCCCGAGAAGTCCGGCGACGCCGGCGCCCAGCTGCTGGAGAACTGGGTCCGCAGCCTGTGA
- a CDS encoding DsbA family protein, with protein MDVEPGTVVLYTDVVCGWATVALHRFYRERERAGLTDAVRVEHRLFSLEDVDRRPVPKPLVDGELATLGALEPDIGWTPWQQDPSWWPGTSLPANEAVHAAKLQSLAAAEELDMAIRLAFFRDSRPIHLVYELYEIAATCRHVDVDALAENLDEGTARATMMRDYRTRGDRVQGSPHFFLADGSDVHNPGVELHWAGAPGEGFPVVDSDDPTVTSDLVRRAAGR; from the coding sequence GTGGACGTCGAACCCGGAACAGTGGTGCTCTACACCGATGTGGTGTGCGGTTGGGCGACGGTGGCACTGCACCGCTTCTACCGCGAGCGGGAACGGGCGGGACTGACCGACGCGGTCCGTGTCGAGCACCGGCTGTTCTCGCTCGAGGACGTCGATCGGCGGCCGGTGCCGAAGCCTCTCGTCGACGGGGAACTCGCGACGCTGGGCGCACTCGAACCGGACATCGGGTGGACGCCGTGGCAGCAGGATCCGTCGTGGTGGCCGGGAACGTCGTTGCCTGCGAACGAGGCCGTGCACGCGGCGAAGCTGCAGTCGCTCGCGGCGGCCGAGGAACTCGACATGGCGATCCGGCTCGCCTTCTTCCGGGACAGCCGGCCGATCCATCTGGTCTACGAGCTGTACGAGATCGCGGCGACGTGCCGGCACGTGGACGTCGACGCGCTCGCCGAGAATCTCGACGAGGGCACGGCGCGGGCGACGATGATGCGCGACTACCGGACCCGCGGGGACCGGGTGCAGGGCAGCCCGCACTTCTTCCTCGCGGACGGCTCGGATGTTCACAATCCGGGTGTCGAGTTGCACTGGGCGGGAGCGCCGGGGGAGGGCTTCCCCGTCGTCGATTCGGACGATCCGACCGTAACGTCGGATCTGGTCCGACGGGCCGCCGGGCGCTGA
- the priA gene encoding bifunctional 1-(5-phosphoribosyl)-5-((5-phosphoribosylamino)methylideneamino)imidazole-4-carboxamide isomerase/phosphoribosylanthranilate isomerase PriA encodes MSLVLLPAVDVANGEAVRLVQGEAGSETSYGAPRDAALAWQNDGAEWVHLVDLDAAFGRGSNRELLAAVVGELDVKVELSGGIRDDDSLEAALATGCARVNLGTAAVEDPEWCARAIAKHGERIAVGLDVKLIDGDYRLRGRGWVSDGGDLWEVLERLNRDGCSRYVVTDVSKDGTLTGPNLELLSAVCAATDAPVVASGGVSTIADLEAIAGLVGEGVEGSIVGKALYAGRFTLPEALAAVSR; translated from the coding sequence GTGAGCCTGGTCCTTTTGCCTGCTGTAGATGTCGCCAACGGTGAAGCTGTTCGCCTCGTTCAGGGAGAGGCGGGAAGCGAGACCAGTTACGGTGCGCCCCGCGACGCCGCCCTGGCGTGGCAGAACGACGGTGCCGAGTGGGTGCATCTGGTCGATCTCGATGCCGCGTTCGGTCGCGGTTCCAACCGTGAGCTGCTGGCCGCCGTCGTCGGCGAACTCGACGTCAAGGTCGAGTTGTCCGGCGGTATCCGCGACGACGATTCCCTCGAGGCCGCCCTGGCGACCGGGTGCGCCCGCGTCAACCTCGGCACCGCGGCCGTCGAGGACCCCGAGTGGTGTGCGCGTGCCATCGCCAAGCACGGCGAGCGCATCGCCGTCGGCCTCGACGTCAAGCTGATCGACGGCGACTACCGGCTGCGCGGCCGCGGCTGGGTGTCCGACGGCGGCGACCTGTGGGAGGTCCTCGAGCGCCTCAACCGCGACGGCTGCTCGCGTTACGTCGTCACCGACGTCAGCAAGGACGGCACCCTGACGGGCCCGAACCTGGAACTGCTCAGCGCCGTGTGCGCGGCCACCGATGCGCCGGTCGTCGCGTCCGGTGGTGTCTCGACCATCGCCGACCTCGAGGCCATCGCCGGTCTCGTCGGCGAGGGTGTGGAGGGCTCGATCGTCGGAAAGGCGCTCTACGCAGGACGATTCACCCTGCCCGAGGCCCTCGCCGCGGTCTCGCGCTAG
- a CDS encoding sigma-70 family RNA polymerase sigma factor — protein sequence MVLSEGLIEGRESESCSSPSPSRDDVLLREHLAAAIAEFNDPTVEWERRRRCVETVCVDCLPIARRVARRYRDRGVPLDDLEQVAATALVAAVHRFDPGRGTDFVAYAVTSMRGELRRYFRDHTWAVRVPRSLQELHLASVREADRIRQELHREPDAAEVASAVGCDRAGAAEAALAGQAYTSSSLDGPVTEDRTLLDGIGELDSGFDRIDCSQTLRWLLSKLSSRDRKIVGLRYFHDLTQSEIAKVVGLSQMQVSRILRQSLQRMRGRSQGDAA from the coding sequence ATGGTGCTGTCCGAAGGCCTGATCGAAGGCAGGGAATCCGAATCGTGCTCGTCCCCGTCCCCGTCCCGGGACGACGTGCTGTTACGCGAACATCTCGCGGCGGCGATAGCCGAGTTCAACGACCCCACGGTGGAGTGGGAGCGGCGCCGGCGCTGCGTGGAGACGGTCTGCGTGGACTGCCTCCCGATCGCCCGCCGGGTGGCGCGCCGCTACCGGGATCGAGGAGTCCCCCTCGACGACCTCGAACAGGTGGCGGCCACTGCACTGGTCGCGGCAGTGCACCGGTTCGACCCCGGACGCGGCACCGACTTCGTGGCGTACGCCGTGACATCGATGCGCGGAGAGTTGCGGCGCTACTTCCGCGACCACACGTGGGCGGTCCGGGTGCCGCGGTCGCTGCAGGAACTGCATCTCGCGTCGGTACGGGAGGCCGACCGGATCAGGCAGGAACTCCACCGCGAACCCGACGCGGCCGAGGTGGCGTCCGCCGTGGGATGTGACCGGGCCGGGGCGGCGGAGGCCGCACTGGCCGGACAGGCCTATACCAGCAGTTCGCTCGACGGGCCGGTCACGGAGGACCGGACACTCCTCGACGGGATCGGGGAACTGGACAGCGGATTCGATCGGATCGACTGCAGCCAGACCTTGCGGTGGCTCCTGTCGAAGCTGAGTTCGCGTGATCGGAAGATCGTGGGCCTCAGATACTTCCACGACCTGACGCAGTCGGAGATTGCGAAGGTCGTCGGTTTGTCCCAGATGCAGGTGTCCCGCATCCTGCGGCAGTCGCTGCAGCGCATGCGGGGGCGGTCCCAGGGCGACGCGGCCTGA